Part of the Arachis hypogaea cultivar Tifrunner chromosome 6, arahy.Tifrunner.gnm2.J5K5, whole genome shotgun sequence genome, TCATATCTAAGATTCCTGTGTCTTAATTCTTATTTGTTTTTGACACAATCAATCAAGTAATTGTACCATATCGATTATAttaaaacaataataattttcTTCATGAAATCTAAGGGAAAAAGAAGTAATGAGGTAATAAGGTgcaggaagaaaagaaagtaattgaTACCCATTCTGGATGCACAGAGAGCAACGTCATTGTTCTGCTTTATGTACCTCtgcattagtaaaaaaaaaaataaaaattgaaatccaAAATTAAAGTAGCGGCACAATCACAAAATTAACGATCGCAGAGAGTGgaccaaaatcaaaattcaatggaaccaaaaccaaaatcaacaagagaaaaaCCCTAAATTCGGTAATTTGATAACAGCACATCAGAAGAAATGATCCGAAATAGAACTTCCAtgaaattactaggaagaaataAGTAATAAAGACATGGAGGAAGAGATACCTAAGGATCGAGTATGATGCGAGAGGCTTGAGAGAAAGAGGTGAACGGCGGAGAGTTATCGATTTGCCTGAGAGGACAGAGCACGGCACCACGGCGGAGTAGAGCAGAAGTTTCAGAACGGCGTGAGCAGATGAACACCGCGAAGCAGAGTTGAAAGAACAAGGCTCCAGCTCCAGCAGCGACCGGAGAAGAGAGATTACAGCAGTGCTCTGTTTCATAAAATCCTGAAGCAAGGTAGAAGATGTATAAGTCCAATTAGATTAAAGGAGCCCATCACTGatgacccaaataaaaaaaaaacaaaaacaataggGCAGCCCACTTTCTTAAACCCAGTTGGGAATTTGCAACTTTGTCTCCTGATTCTATTAGCCGGCTCCATTCAATTAGCAAGCCCAGACAAGGTGATAGACCTTTGTCAAGCCTGTTCTCTACTGTGCTACTTGTCACAATTTTCTTCAATCTGTATAAATAAATCTGTATGCTATAAATGGCCATTGAAAAAAAGTCCCACATTTTGCTAAAAagatagtaatttttttaattattatgtttttttttaaacagTCCTTACTCTAAATGTATAATTGCTGAAGTAACCAAATTTTGCCAATTATTATACAGGCCTGTGTAATAGGAGATATCGTTATTACTGACCTTTTGTACAAGTTTTTCAGTATTAGcaggtttattttatatttttgtttatcaaatttgaactatatgtccatttatgtttatttttaataaatacagtTAACTTAATAATCTttgtttttatatgaattttatttatatatacaccAAAATGATCTCAAATATGTACACCAAATAAAATGActcgaaaaagaaaagatattttagcGTTCTAAAAAATAATGTCAATTTGATAAAATGCACCAAACATAGTAATACATATTCAAAAAAGAACTCTATACTCTAGAGTTTAGATAAGAATGCATCAAATAGTAATACATAAACCAAAAGATAAATCATCTAGGACTGAGAACCAAAATGGTAATTTAATCCTATAAACTTTCATGGTGTGTTATTGCTGCATATAATTGATTAGTTTTCTTGAGGCAAGTGATCATAAATTCCAAATTCGGAAAGAAGAGCAATAAAACTATCCTGTTTTTTGAAGAATGCCTACGGTTTGTAATTATTAAAAGGAAAaagtttgataacaaaaaaatttcagctataattagccaaaattttttataatatatttcatttatatcatttaataacagttttatttttaattcactcTCTTATCATTCTACTTATCGTATTCTTATCAACTCcacttattaatgatattaattataatatcatattccttattattaggcattcttgtaatcaatacttaatatttctttttataatttaatttttatatttaagaatataagaaagattaataataataattaataatggtTATGATTTATAATTGTAATTGATTCTTGTTCTACTCCTTCGTCTAATAGAGATATGATAATATCACATAAATTCAAtaactataattaattattatcataATCGCTTTTTTGTTTTCAGGTTACCCTAATATGATTTTGTTTtcgttaattcaattattttcattcaaaattcacaactcTAATATCATTGTAAGTACAATTAGAATAGGTCAAGGAATTTTACAAGAAATCATCTTTATCATTACAATAGTATGATATTTGAATTCGACCTTAATACGGTACCTATGGTAAAAAGTGCTAAAGAATTTGAACAACAGATAGACTCATCCGACAATGTTATTGTCAatcaatcaattttcaagaatatGAAAAACTTTATTAACTTTGACGAGGTATGGTCATaaactgatttaattttttttgtatttttatgtgcatttataattatattgtactaactaagttcatacacataacattcatacGTTTATATACATAACATCTATAATTATATACAACTAACATCGAAAAATTAAATTcgtgtttattagatattacattcatacacatatcattttctagttattacataagtaactataaaattaacacagatgtttataaattttatcataattgaatttaaaaaaatgtcaaatttttaaattaatttattcaattgataaatttactcataacatccataaattcatacacataacatccatattttcatattaataacatccataattttgtattcataatattcataatttcatacatacgatgtctataattaataaatttttataattaatattatcaaattttaaaccaTATATCTTATTGTGTTCTTCAAATTATCAAATATGTATACTAATAGGTCAtggttttaattattttaatatttttatttaatattcatatgtatacttatttattgattttaatatgacgagttaataattatttttaaaaatttatttttttaatttttgtttatattttatattttattttttattttttattttttaatagtctatatgtaaaatataaattatgtagtagaagttgttaaaaaattttaatttaactttcataatttttgcagaaaattattgtattttaatggataataatgTGATTGAGAGATATTAGGGATTTGATTTTGGAGAAACtgaaattgattttggaaagaaCATTAATGACTCAAAACATTTAGCAAAATGATAGGTGATAAGGAGAATAAGTGATAAGAAGGTGTATATCACTTACTTATTAAgagaatgaaaatttttaagtgatATTTCTATATTGTAATTATTCTTTGGCTACCtaacattaaaatttattttcttagtttCCCACTTTCCCTGTTtgattttgttgattgataatattAATAATGGAAGGAAAAATGAGAAAGTGAGAGAAAACTATAAGCGAAAATTTAATATAGAATGCGAATAATTTGTCACAGTAAAAAATATTTAGGTAAAAATTCAGGTGTAGTCGATTTCACATAAAGTTAATATCTGAGAGacattagataatttgactgatttgactaaattttcatctaacgactttgAGGTATCAATTTCGCGTAAAATCAACTTCACTTCAGTTTTTACCAAACATTTAAGCAATTAGAATTATTTGTCATAATTTAAAATACATTATAGAATTTTATCTTCAATTGGGCAAGCCTACTAAAAAGTATTGAATGGTTCGCGTTTTATTTGTGTGCTCTAACATTTACTTCTTATTGTAATTTATTAAGTATTGGGGTCATAGTTGCAAGTCATACTATATCCACATCAGTTGGGATAGTTTTACCAATTTAAGAGATCTTAGTAAATGTTACACTTATAATATTGCCTTATCTTAGAAACGAACTTAACTGCTTAAACTTATATTGTTTGGAGTGGAATGAAGTCTAAGTTGTTATTGTCTAATATCAAATGCCAGTTACATGAAAGTGCAAACCTGTTGCTTATTTAAAAACGTAATTTATAAAAATTGCGCAAGATGACTTTATTCTTTTTTGCAAAGAATTGTGTTCgaaattactttttatttttagtttttttcgaAATGAATTTTACAAGTTTACATTGTATTAGAGTCTTTCCATTTGGTTATTTTGTTCAGGTACTTAATGAGACAAAGTAAGTGATACATATTCACAACTCACTAAGAATTTGTTTCATTTTTAATATTGCATAGAACTCCtacagtaaaataataaaaagttcctCTATACCAAGCATAGTTATAGacaaacataaataattataggCAATCATTATTCGTTAATAATTTGTGCATTTCCAACAAACCCTTGTCTTTGAATGAACAAAGAATCCTGAAATTTATATTCCTTTGGCCactaaacttttttaaaaaaataataaaagagaataaagaaaaagaggtaGTTGCTAAAATTGAAATCACCGAATCAGTAACTTAATAGTTCATACTGGTTTGTCTTAATTGGTTGAGCTTTGacaattcttttgtgtttgtattGAAGCATTGACTCCAATAGTTTTTACAAGCTAATTTTATATTATCATGTTAGCCAGAAAAGAATGTGTGATAACTGATAATATACGGTTTTAATACAGTATCTACAAAGTCAGATACCACATGGCGACGATGAATCGATGATGCTATTCTGGCTTCAAATGAAAGACTCCAAAAGAGACAGCTATGCATAAAAGATGCAATAAGAGACAATGTCGACCAATATATTTATCACCAACAActtatatgcattgatttttggtAAATTCTACTCTACCTTTCTTATAATAATATGTATATTATTCTCTGTGACATGTCACTTTCTAATTGGTGATTATGTTGATTATGATTaaactattaataattaaattgtaGCCCAAAGTAGATAATTGTGTAATTTACTAAACCATGAAAAACCCAATTTTTGTTTCTTCCCCTTATCATGCTCCTAGAAAATCAACCCTAATTTGCTGTATCTCCTCCCCCGTTCCGTCACCTCGTCGCCACCCGAGCATAACCGCCTCATTGGGTGCCCCATTCTCTCCGTCTGTCGTGCCATCTCCATCCTACAAAACGACGTTACTATTGCACATGCTTATgaattctcaattttaattttcattgtagTGCCTTGTTAATTGAGTGTCAGCTAGGTTTTGTTCGTTTGTCCCCTTTTTTGAGGCAATTAATTGCGTTGATTGAGAAGGAATGTATGGCGGCGGGAAAGAATCAACGACGCCTTATGGTGCTAATGCATACAAGGATCTGCGGCATCAACCCAAGAAGGTGGAGGAGGAGGCTGTGGTTTGGGAAAATCTGCCTCCGTTTCCTTTAATTTCAGCGTGGATCTTCCACTGGGTCGCATGCACGCTTTGGAGTTGGATTCCAAGATTCATCTCATTGGAGGTTTCAAATATTTGTCCGTACTTGATTATTATTGTGATGGTCCTTGCTATCCTTCCAAAAAAGTCTACGAACTAGACCTTGACAAGGAAGTGGAGGAGTCGAATCCAAtagatgattttccaaagttaTTGATACCGGTTCTATGCTCTTCACAAAATCTGAAGTGTTTGTTATTTTATAAGGATGTGTGGTCTCGACCATCTCGTACATGAGGCTGGTCCTCCGAATTTTTGGGTTCTACGCGCTGCGACCAAGGTTTGGGCCCCTGATCATCCTGACCAACACTCACATTCCTTACTTGATCACATGTATTTCTATGCTAAGCTATACCTCCAAATCTGTTTTGAAGATGAAAGAGTTTTCGTCTACTCTTATGACACCCATAACTCACATTGGACCAGTGAGGGTGGCAATAGTTTTGCGCGTTCTTTtttgtgtccaagtgggtggccAGCGTCGGTCCTTTCTTCCAAGTGTGTATACTCCAGGTATCAGGTAATTTCCTGCATCTTCATGTTGTTTACTCCTGAGTATTGTTATTCGTATTGGTATTGCTATTGTTACAGACTTGTTTTATCCTGGCAAATACCTGGCACTTTCATGCGAATGCGTTGGAGAAaaatacttgatgtgtgcttTCCAGGTGGATGAATTGGGTGTCTGTTATCTTCGAAAGGCTTGAAGGCTGCCTAGATAGAATGCCATCCTTCAATCATGAGGAAAGGTCTGTGCTTGTTGATCTTGATGGCAAAGGCACGTTTCTCGTTATGTTACCTGGCTTTGCAAAGGAACGAGGACAGGACCTAGTCCTGTGCGTGTTGGTTCTTCAAGTCATTGTGAAGAAGGTTGTATCCCATCCCTCCCGGATCCCACATAGATCTGTGAGGTCCCCAATGGAGGGTGATTTCTTAGATTGGAAGGTCCTTAGCATGAACATGTACAGCATAAATCGTGGCTTCGATGATTAGTTTAGTGTCTCTCTTTTCCCTGGCATCCCCTGCAACAAAGCCATTGCATACGAGGTCCCAAGGggaggaaaaagaaaatgcaACCAAATTTGAGTTCCAGACATGCTTGCTTGCTTCAAAGGTAATGCTTGCCTCTCTGCTTTTTGTCATCATTGTCTTATGTACCTTAAAGTAAAGTAGCTTTTTTAATTATGCTATAGAATCGATTTCTTTATTTGCAAATCCTTCATTAGGCTTACTGCTCATTGAATGATGCAGCAAGGTTACTTTTCACAGTTTTCGGTGGAAACATTGTTTTACATATTATACAGGTTTGCAATTACATCTTACTTGGTTTTTAATTGGCTtgcttaatattataattaaccaCTTTTTTTTTCCTTGATTGCAGCATGCCCAAAGACGAAGCACAATTATATGCTGCAAATTAAATGAGCTGTATGCACATACCCTCTAATTCAtcctttttttgttaattatattttatttttccgtGGTTAGGGCTTATTTCCAAATTATGTTGGGATTGTTACAATTTGGGAGCAATTAATGGTTAAATCAGTCAATACTTGGTAACCTTTCTTTGTTTATCAGTCACCGATTTTAAGAATTCCTACAGCAAAACTTGTATTGGCAGGAACTCTTGAATTAAAATCTAAATTGTTTTCCTCTGATTAATAATTTCTAACAAGGTAGGTGGTTGTTGCTTTCAGGCACAATAGAGGATGGTATTATCACAAAGACAATCGTGTCTGGTTTATAAGAGTTCCCAACATGGAGCCGCTTGTTAGAACGAACACATACGAGAGAGGATCTTATCACTGTTTTGATCCAAACACATTTGAAACATACGAAAGAGGATCTTATCACTGTTTCGATCCAAACACATTTGAAACTGTTCGCAAGGTTAGCTTTATACATAATAGAATTCGTAGTGTTCATAAAATGATTTCTCGTGGTCcaacatttattattttccttttatCCCTGATCCTATTTTAGGCCTCTAATGAAAAAAAATCCTTGCAGGATAACTTTGTTCTACATTATGAAATGTTGGAAAAGAGACCGCCTCTACCACAGCATCGAGTAGGAATCAGAACCTTTATTGTAGAGTTTCAACTGTAAATTTTCATTCTGGATTTTAATTCCTCAGAATGTCATTAGCATAAGTATTCCTTTAGTTTGGGCTTTCTCGTACTATATGTCGCTTGAGTGATCCAAGCATTTCTTCTTTAACTGCCCTAATTTGAACAAAAGAATAATGATACGTAGGTATTTCGATAACCTAGTTATCTGATGGATTTTGTCTGCCCCCTAGCTCCAATGCACAGAAAAGAAAAGCACCTTTGTCAATATTTGATATGGTTCCTAGGAATTATGCGTCAGAGTTAACACGCAGCTGAATAATGATTTAATTAATCTTAACCTGTTATCTCAATCTGACAGGCTAAAAACTAATATGTTACAAATCAAGGTTTCATTTAAGAGTTTGTTTTTGGCTAACGACTTGTATGCACAAGGCATGAGTTGATTATAGGATTGTTTAATTTTGCAAATTTACACTCCCATTGCATGACATCATTTTGCCCTTTCCCCTGTTCTATTGAAGTTGGATTTACTTCATACTCATTGGACTGGTAaaagtatatttattttattttggattaTATAGTTCTTTGGGCTTTCACATTAAAACAATTAGAATGTTGCTTGATATTTTAAGTGATCTAATCCATAATTATCTTGGTATTTTAacaaatggttatgaaaaattgTCTTTAGGTTCCAAATTCTTTGGTAGTATCATTGAGGCTCTGGCTCAGAATATTTGTTAAGCAGAAATTTAAGGATGGAAAACACCCGAGTATCAAACTTTGCGCGAGATGAATTAGTG contains:
- the LOC112695865 gene encoding uncharacterized protein isoform X1 encodes the protein MISLVSLFSLASPATKPLHTRSQGEEKENATKFEFQTCLLASKHAQRRSTIICCKLNELHNRGWYYHKDNRVWFIRVPNMEPLVRTNTYERGSYHCFDPNTFETYERGSYHCFDPNTFETVRKDNFVLHYEMLEKRPPLPQHRVGIRTFIVEFQL
- the LOC112695865 gene encoding probable NOT transcription complex subunit VIP2 isoform X2 produces the protein MLACFKARLLFTVFGGNIVLHIIQHAQRRSTIICCKLNELHNRGWYYHKDNRVWFIRVPNMEPLVRTNTYERGSYHCFDPNTFETYERGSYHCFDPNTFETVRKDNFVLHYEMLEKRPPLPQHRVGIRTFIVEFQL